A segment of the Dehalococcoidia bacterium genome:
GGGCTTCCCACTCGTCTGGAGCCACGAGTTCGCCGGTGACTATCGCTCTTGGAAGCAGCAGGTCCAGTTCTTCAGCCGGCGCTACACGGTGATCACCTACAACGCAAGGGGATACCCACCCTCGTCGGTACCTGACTCCATTGACGACTACACTCAAGAGAACTCGGTCGACGACCTCAAGGGACTGCTCGATCACCTGGGGATCGAGTTTGCCCACATCGGCGGACTGTCAATGGGAGGAAACGTGGCCCTCAACTTTGGGCTGACATACCCAGAGATGGCACGGTCTCTGGTTGTCGCGGGTACAGGAGCAGGATCGACTGACCCGGAACCGTTTCGCGTGAACGTTACTGAGCGCGCAGACCGTATGAGGGCCGGTGGCATGGAGTCCATGGACGACTACTCCAACAGTCCCACACGAGTCCAACTGCTGCGCAAGGATCCGCTCGGGTTCGAGGAATTCAGGCTGGGCCTGATGGAGCACTCACCGCTCGGGTCGGCATTGACCTTCGCGGGAGTTCAGGGCAGGAGGCCCACTATCTTCGCCCTCGAAGAGCGTATGAAGGCGCTACGAGTCCCTACCTTGATCATGACCGGAGACGAAGACGACCCCTGCATCGAGACCAGCGTCTTCATGAAACGCTGCATCCCCAAGTCTGGCCTAGCCGTTATGCCGCAGGCTGGGCACGCGATAAATCTGGAAGACCCTGATCTCTTCAATCGCCTTGTGCTGGATTTCCTAACTGCCGTCGAGCAGGGCAAGTGGGCGGAGCAGGGGGCAGGTGACCAGTCCGGATCTCTCCTGTGACCCAGACTGGCCCAGGGGTTGATTACGATTTCATTTCTCACCTGACCCGGTTCTGTCGTGTGCTGCGGGAGCACGGCCTTCTTGTGGGCCCGCAGGAAACTGCCGATGCTATCCGGGCCGTTGGCCACCTGGACATCATGACAGAGGGCCGGGTTTACTGGTCTCTAAGGTCGCTTCTGGTGTCTCGTCAGGACCAACTGGGAGTTTTCGACAGTCTGTTTGGTCAGTTCTGGAATTTTGAACCTCTTACCAGACGTCCGGAACCTCAGGCAGACCCTACGGCCAATTTTGGACAGACAAGGACGGTCGGGCGAATGCCCCGTGGACTGGGCGTTCCAGAAGACGATCCCGAGTCCAAAGACACAATCATACAATTGCTTCGCACAGGAGCCAGCGCACAGCACGTTACTGCGCAGCGTGATCTGTCTTCGCTCGATAGCGAAGACCTGTCTGAACTCTCGAAAATAGCTGCGCGCATGGTGAGGGCGCTCGCATCCAGACCCGGTCGCAGACGTAAGCGAGATAAGCGAAAGGGCGTTCCAGACCTCAGGAGCGCCATGCGGCTCAGTCTAAGCACCGGCGGTGATCCGATTAGATTGCCTAGGTTGCGGCGTGTGCCCAGAACGCCTCGACTCATGTTGATCCTCGACGTGAGCGGCTCCATGGACAGGTACGCCCGGCTCCTTCTCCAACTTGCCTACGCCGTCGGGCAGCACACACGTCGGGTCGAGACATTCGTTTTCAGTACGTCGGTTACCAGGGTCACGCGCGAGTTGCTGGTACCCAGCTTCTCGGAGGCCCTCTACCGCGTGGGCTTGGCAGTCAATCACTGGTCGGGCGGCACTCGCATCGGCGAGAGCCTCCAGAGAATAAACACCGCCTACGAGGTTCTCGAAGACCGCTTCACTACTGTGTTCCTTCTGAGCGACGGCTGGGAGACAGGTGAGCCAAGGGAGCTAGCCCACCAGATATCCCGAATGCGGTTGAGGGTCCGCAACCTGGTCTGGCTCAACCCCCTCGCCGGAACTGACGACTTCCAGCCTCTGGCTCGTGGACTCCAGGCGGCGATGCCCTACGTGGACCACTTTGTACCCGCGAACAACATCGAACACCTCAAGCGACTGCCGGCACTCCTTCGTTCCTGACTTCCCGTACGTGGGCATCTAGTCTCATCTATACTGGATCAGTTATCAGCATTAGTAATTAGTTCATGACGAGAGGCTAGCCAGTACATGAAGATACTAGGAATATGCGGCAGCTTGAGACGAGAGTCTTGGAACCTGAAGCTGCTCAACAGGGCCATGGGGGCATTCGCCGCACAGGGTGCTGAGACAGAGGTCTTTGATCTCAACGTCGTGCCGATGTACCACCCGGACGCTGAACGGACGGAGGGCATACCGCCCGAGGTGGAAGGGATGAGGCAGGCGATCGTAAACGCGGACGCAATAGTCATCGCGTGCCCGGAGTACAACTCCTCCATGACGAGCGCACTCAAGAATGCGTTCGAGTGGGCTTCCAGGCAGGGCAACGTACTACAGGGCAAGGTCTTCTTTGTGATTGGGACAGGACCAGGTCGCTCGGCCTGCGCAAGGATGCACATGCACGCGACCTACAGCCTGGAGTCCGAGAGCGCTATCGTGGTCCACCAGCCGCGGGTGCTACTGCCCACGGTAACAAACTTCATGACCGAAGACGGCACGATCACTGATCCGTCGATAACTGAGTTAATGGATCAAGCTGCTTCCAGTGTGATTTCGATCGCCGAGAAGCTGGCGTAGCCTCAGGGGGCCACGAAACTCAGACCGCGTACTGCTCCACCGAGTCCGGGTTAAGTTCTAACCCAAGTCCGAGCTTGTCTGGGAAGGGCGACCACATCCCATCTTTGTGCTCAGGGAATTCGGTGTACCAGACCTTGTCGGCCTCGTGGGCGACCTTCAGGTACTCGACGACCTTCAAGTTTGGAGTAGCGCAACAGAGGTGCAGGTGCACCAGTTGGACACCGTGAGGGACCACTGGCAGGTCGAATCCGTGTGCCATGTGAGCGACTTTCATCCACTCAGTTATGCCGCCGACGCGACCAACGTCTGGCTGAACGATGTCGGCCCCGCCGCGTGAGATCAGCTCCTTGAAGCCGTACTTTGTGTACTCGTGCTCCCCGGTAGCCACAGGTATAGTCGTGGATGAAGCGATCCTAGCAAGACCGTCGATGTCGTCTGCCAACACCGGCTCCTCGAACCAGCCGACCTGAAACTGCTCGAACTCCCGCGCCATGTATATGGCCTGTTTGGGGTGGTAGCCGTTGTTGGCGTCGATGTAGATCGCGACGTCATTGCCTAGGGCTTTTCGGACGGCGCCGACGCGTTCGATATCCTCGCGCTCTGCCCTCCCAAAGTCCTTGCCGACCTTGATCTTCACACGCTTCACGCCCTGTTCGACCCATTCGCTGGTCTCGGCGATCAACTCGTCGACTGTGAAGTTGGTCCACCCACCTGAGCCGTAGATCGGCACAGACTCCTGAAACGGCCCCAGTAGCCTATAGAGCGGGAGTCCAAGGGCCTTGGCCTTCAGGTCCCAGAGTCCGATGTCCACGGCGGACAGCGCGCAGAAAGCAATCCCCTTGCGACCGTACCCACGAACGCGCCAGAACATGTCGCTCCACAACTTCTCGATGTTAAAAGGGTCCTGACCTATCAGGAGGTCTTTGAAGCCTTGCTCGATGACCTCGCGTACGCCAGGGCTGGACTGCCCGAGCCCAAATCCTTCCACACCCTCGTCGGTGTGAATATGCACGAAGAGTTGGGATCGTCCACCTGCGCCTGCAGGAGGAGGCGGAATTGTGGCGTCCTGTATCGGTGCCCCACGTGGGTCACGGAGGACCGTCGTCGTCACATCAGTAATCTGCATTCGGCTCGATCTTTCTCGACTAGAAGTCCCTGAAGGTGATCTCACGCTCTGCAGCGACCTTGAGGTCGTCGAGTTCCAGCCCCAACCCAGGCGCGTCTGGTACGGTGATCATCCCGTTTATGGGCTGGAGTGGATTCTTCAGGAAGAACTGGTGAATAGCATTCCACTTGATGAGGTATTCCTGAATCGGTGTCGTTGAGGGAGCCTGTGAAGCAATCAGGTGGGCCGTAGCGTGTGAACTGTGGCCGTGCGGAATCACCGGCAGGTCGAACGCGGACGCCAGAGCGCAGATCTTGACTGTCTCAGTGATGCCTCCGCACCAGAAGATGTCGGGCTGCAGGACGTCCATAGCCCGGTTCTCGACGATAGACCTGAATCCCCAGCGCGTGTATTCGTGCTCGCCTCCAGATATGTTGATGGGCGAGTTTCTCTGGATTTCGATGTAGCTTTGGAGCTTGTCGGCCATCACAGGCTCTTCCAGCCACCTGATTCCGTAGTGTGCAAGCTCGTTCGCCATGCGAATCGCGTATGGCACGTCCCACGAGCTCCACGCGTCGAGCATAATGTCGACGTTGTCGCCGACTGCATCGCGGAGTACCTGGGCCAACTGCAGGTTTCTCTGAATACCCGCGCGACCGTCTGCGGGTCCGTCTCTGAAGAACCACTTGGTCGCTGTGAACCCTTCCGCCGCGAACTCGGATGCCCGCTTGGCCACGGCCTCGGGTTCAATGGAGAAGCCCAGTGCGCTCGCATACGCGGGAAAACTCGTGCGAGTAGGTCCTCCCAACAGCCTATAGACTGGCTGATTGAGTGCTTTCCCCTTGAGGTCCCAGAGACCACAGTCGACCACGCTTATCGCCATCATAGTCTCGCCCTTGCGGCCATGAATCGAAGACCTGTACATGAGGTCCCACAGCAACTCTATTGCCAGGGGGTCTCTGTCGATTAGCAGTGGCTTGAGGGCCGTATCGATTACAAATGCTTCGGACAGGCCACATGGGCCGGAGAGCCCCACAATGCCGTCATCAGTGTGAATCTCCAGGAAGATGGAGCGCACGCTGTAGTGGCCGTTGCCGAAGCTGGTGGAGTAGTCCGGGCCCTGCTCCCGAAACTCTGGGTATACGTCGACCGGTCTGATGAGACGCTCTTCCCAAAACGGGTCCGGGTGTTCCATCACCCCGCGCAATTCCCACAACTTCAAGTCCACGATTCTCATAAGGGGTCTCTCCCACAGGGCACTGTTTGTTCTCTGCGGCGAGAATCATACTGCAACCCTCTTCCACTCGCCAACGTAGATTCCAATTACTCTTTGACTGG
Coding sequences within it:
- a CDS encoding mandelate racemase/muconate lactonizing protein, with amino-acid sequence MRIVDLKLWELRGVMEHPDPFWEERLIRPVDVYPEFREQGPDYSTSFGNGHYSVRSIFLEIHTDDGIVGLSGPCGLSEAFVIDTALKPLLIDRDPLAIELLWDLMYRSSIHGRKGETMMAISVVDCGLWDLKGKALNQPVYRLLGGPTRTSFPAYASALGFSIEPEAVAKRASEFAAEGFTATKWFFRDGPADGRAGIQRNLQLAQVLRDAVGDNVDIMLDAWSSWDVPYAIRMANELAHYGIRWLEEPVMADKLQSYIEIQRNSPINISGGEHEYTRWGFRSIVENRAMDVLQPDIFWCGGITETVKICALASAFDLPVIPHGHSSHATAHLIASQAPSTTPIQEYLIKWNAIHQFFLKNPLQPINGMITVPDAPGLGLELDDLKVAAEREITFRDF
- a CDS encoding VWA domain-containing protein gives rise to the protein MPRGLGVPEDDPESKDTIIQLLRTGASAQHVTAQRDLSSLDSEDLSELSKIAARMVRALASRPGRRRKRDKRKGVPDLRSAMRLSLSTGGDPIRLPRLRRVPRTPRLMLILDVSGSMDRYARLLLQLAYAVGQHTRRVETFVFSTSVTRVTRELLVPSFSEALYRVGLAVNHWSGGTRIGESLQRINTAYEVLEDRFTTVFLLSDGWETGEPRELAHQISRMRLRVRNLVWLNPLAGTDDFQPLARGLQAAMPYVDHFVPANNIEHLKRLPALLRS
- a CDS encoding alpha/beta fold hydrolase, whose translation is MPLAPVNGVELYYEQHGSGFPLVWSHEFAGDYRSWKQQVQFFSRRYTVITYNARGYPPSSVPDSIDDYTQENSVDDLKGLLDHLGIEFAHIGGLSMGGNVALNFGLTYPEMARSLVVAGTGAGSTDPEPFRVNVTERADRMRAGGMESMDDYSNSPTRVQLLRKDPLGFEEFRLGLMEHSPLGSALTFAGVQGRRPTIFALEERMKALRVPTLIMTGDEDDPCIETSVFMKRCIPKSGLAVMPQAGHAINLEDPDLFNRLVLDFLTAVEQGKWAEQGAGDQSGSLL
- a CDS encoding NAD(P)H-dependent oxidoreductase gives rise to the protein MKILGICGSLRRESWNLKLLNRAMGAFAAQGAETEVFDLNVVPMYHPDAERTEGIPPEVEGMRQAIVNADAIVIACPEYNSSMTSALKNAFEWASRQGNVLQGKVFFVIGTGPGRSACARMHMHATYSLESESAIVVHQPRVLLPTVTNFMTEDGTITDPSITELMDQAASSVISIAEKLA
- a CDS encoding mandelate racemase/muconate lactonizing enzyme family protein — its product is MQITDVTTTVLRDPRGAPIQDATIPPPPAGAGGRSQLFVHIHTDEGVEGFGLGQSSPGVREVIEQGFKDLLIGQDPFNIEKLWSDMFWRVRGYGRKGIAFCALSAVDIGLWDLKAKALGLPLYRLLGPFQESVPIYGSGGWTNFTVDELIAETSEWVEQGVKRVKIKVGKDFGRAEREDIERVGAVRKALGNDVAIYIDANNGYHPKQAIYMAREFEQFQVGWFEEPVLADDIDGLARIASSTTIPVATGEHEYTKYGFKELISRGGADIVQPDVGRVGGITEWMKVAHMAHGFDLPVVPHGVQLVHLHLCCATPNLKVVEYLKVAHEADKVWYTEFPEHKDGMWSPFPDKLGLGLELNPDSVEQYAV